One Granulicella sp. 5B5 DNA window includes the following coding sequences:
- a CDS encoding PIG-L family deacetylase: MRIAVWSPHRDDAGFSLGLAIEAWLLLGHAVEVVNVFTRTEHAPYSDAESLHPNDRASFASAVRKREDEAWVKLYAGLPGRGKLTLADVGLKDAPLRLHCAEDDVLHREPVLSDKVMQKVQRAMAQGRAEAVVLPLGVGGHVDHLTTRLAALPPDAGNVPLAFYEDLPYAAQAPDAVEAAVQASALAAGVPLQSCFAEEARPVDAAVTRKRRLALCYDSQIEDATAEAIAAFCGQYDGRERLWVNAAWLAAIAAK; encoded by the coding sequence ATGAGGATTGCTGTGTGGTCTCCGCACCGTGACGATGCGGGGTTTTCGCTGGGACTGGCTATCGAAGCGTGGCTGCTGTTGGGCCACGCTGTCGAAGTTGTAAACGTGTTTACGCGGACCGAGCATGCGCCGTACTCGGATGCGGAGTCGCTGCATCCGAATGACCGGGCTTCATTTGCAAGCGCGGTACGCAAGCGCGAGGACGAGGCCTGGGTGAAGCTGTATGCCGGTTTGCCAGGGCGGGGAAAGCTCACCCTGGCCGATGTTGGGCTGAAGGATGCTCCGCTGCGGCTGCACTGCGCTGAAGATGACGTGTTGCACCGCGAGCCTGTTTTATCCGACAAGGTGATGCAGAAGGTGCAGCGCGCGATGGCGCAAGGGCGGGCGGAGGCGGTGGTGCTGCCGCTGGGGGTGGGTGGTCATGTGGACCACCTGACGACGCGGCTGGCTGCGCTGCCACCCGATGCCGGCAACGTGCCGCTGGCGTTCTATGAGGACCTGCCGTATGCCGCGCAGGCTCCCGATGCTGTAGAGGCAGCGGTGCAGGCGAGCGCGCTGGCGGCGGGCGTTCCACTGCAGAGCTGTTTTGCCGAGGAGGCGCGACCGGTGGATGCTGCTGTAACCCGGAAACGGCGGTTGGCGCTTTGCTATGACTCGCAGATTGAGGATGCGACGGCTGAGGCGATTGCGGCGTTCTGTGGGCAGTACGACGGGCGCGAGCGGTTGTGGGTGAATGCTGCCTGGCTGGCGGCGATTGCGGCGAAGTGA
- the smc gene encoding chromosome segregation protein SMC: MLKLKKVQILGFKSFCDRTEVQLAGEGIAAIVGPNGCGKSNISDAITWVLGEQSAKSLRGIKMEDVIFAGTRDRKPTGMAEVSLTLVDPEVYDGNTLAEGEEPVVEHEAPTPIDSLSDWDESAVRAEAAQETDDAVIEAQPGTTYEAEVKPKKPAPGEAAPEADASAELAPENNVVLKIRRRKFGRAPVRAGEITITRRLFRSGDSEYLLNGKICRLRDIQDIFMGTGLGGETYAIIGQERIGQLLSSKPLDRRSIIEEAAGITRFKTKKRLAELRLESAKQNLSRVNDIFDEVTRQMGVLKRQASKAERYGALRDELRAKLRVVLASRLTQMDAEKSAATAEIERLGALIDAQAAQLETMDAEHSAGVARGYELDGQIRDAGSRANASAVELERIVARTASNADRVAELTQRIATGNDDLAQARGQLETLASEREQHRSFLESATTESTGAREAANAQQAQAHEATRNVLAAEALAENHRRTAMQAMQRAGQANNESTQAEAALAGLDRENERLVAESQTARGELELLGQQRGQLQISFEDVTARLKRLETEISELRQTLDSKRIAETQSRRRGDELRTQQASLAGRRNSIEALIREHSYSPDTVKNLLKKLQNGHAPLGTLADFLEVDEKYGALMDEYLREELNYVVVQSWDAADEGVLKLQKDVAGRATFLVHPDGAPVQMPEASAAIQPAGVIALRDCVRANRGFGRSLETLLPKLRDGFIAPDAATARKLAAEYPQGFFLAPSGETFQHLTVTGGKTAGGQGPMALNHELGELQTKLQSVETELAQTEQTTATLAREIAEHNQTVESKNHERRDAERESANSGAALRQMEQEVTRIESRLQQWQIAQNRNNDQRQQRLDLIARKREDAAKFEAERAAIEQQVSDLTEKIVSLRLTREELQTAASAAAAALAGLEERRRNANANFEQTNRLFESQSQRITQLESQLTSAASEKQRREEETSELALKHNELTEMRAQAIAEGETLSTEASTLRAAMAELDTKLRTLRHETEALREQRAALTARAAKLTSDLEHLEATCVNDLSVEPVVLREDAGIARIEGEALVAEEEASRALKQRLEAMGPVNMMALEEYTETAERHTFLEAQRKDLLESIENTQQSIKEIDDVSRVKFDEAYKVINENFSNTFTKLFGGGQAFMRLTDVDEVTGKSSDMSGIDIIASPPGKKLQNVLLLSGGEKALTALSLLVGIFQFQPAPFCVLDEVDAPLDETNVGRFARLIAEMSQDTQFVVITHSKRTMEQADVMYGVTMQEPGVSKIVSVSLGGRDRGRNAGRDNRSAA; encoded by the coding sequence TTGCTCAAGCTAAAAAAAGTCCAGATCCTCGGCTTCAAGTCCTTCTGCGACCGCACCGAAGTGCAGCTCGCGGGTGAAGGCATCGCTGCCATCGTCGGTCCCAACGGCTGCGGCAAGTCCAATATCTCCGACGCCATCACCTGGGTCCTCGGCGAGCAGTCCGCCAAATCCCTGCGCGGCATCAAGATGGAGGACGTCATCTTCGCCGGCACACGCGACCGCAAGCCCACAGGCATGGCTGAGGTTTCGCTGACCCTCGTCGATCCCGAGGTCTACGATGGCAACACTCTCGCCGAGGGTGAAGAACCTGTAGTCGAGCATGAAGCCCCTACACCCATCGACTCGCTCTCCGACTGGGATGAGTCCGCCGTCCGTGCAGAAGCCGCGCAGGAGACCGACGACGCCGTCATCGAAGCCCAGCCCGGCACTACCTACGAGGCCGAGGTAAAGCCTAAGAAGCCCGCTCCCGGCGAGGCCGCACCCGAAGCCGACGCCTCCGCCGAGCTCGCGCCCGAGAACAACGTCGTCCTCAAGATCCGCCGCCGGAAGTTCGGCCGCGCGCCCGTCCGAGCCGGTGAGATCACCATCACCCGCCGTCTCTTCCGCTCCGGCGACTCCGAGTACCTGCTCAACGGCAAGATCTGCCGCCTGCGCGATATTCAGGACATCTTCATGGGCACCGGCCTCGGCGGCGAGACCTATGCCATTATCGGCCAGGAGCGCATCGGACAGCTCCTCAGCTCCAAGCCGCTCGACCGCCGCAGCATCATCGAAGAGGCCGCCGGCATCACCCGCTTCAAGACCAAGAAGCGCCTCGCCGAGCTCCGTCTCGAGTCCGCCAAACAAAATCTTTCGCGCGTGAACGACATCTTCGACGAGGTCACCCGTCAGATGGGCGTCCTCAAGCGCCAGGCCTCCAAGGCCGAGCGCTACGGTGCCCTGCGCGACGAACTGCGGGCCAAGCTCCGCGTCGTACTCGCCAGCCGCCTCACGCAGATGGACGCCGAGAAGTCCGCAGCCACCGCGGAGATCGAGCGTCTCGGCGCGCTGATCGACGCACAGGCCGCGCAGCTTGAGACCATGGATGCCGAGCACTCCGCCGGCGTCGCCCGCGGCTACGAACTTGACGGCCAGATCCGCGATGCCGGTTCCCGCGCCAATGCCAGCGCCGTTGAACTCGAACGCATCGTCGCGCGCACCGCCTCCAACGCCGACCGCGTTGCGGAACTCACCCAGCGCATCGCCACCGGCAACGACGACCTCGCCCAGGCCCGCGGCCAGCTCGAAACGCTGGCCAGCGAACGCGAGCAGCACCGCAGCTTCCTCGAGAGCGCCACAACGGAATCCACCGGCGCGCGCGAGGCCGCCAACGCACAGCAGGCGCAGGCGCACGAGGCCACCCGCAACGTGCTCGCCGCCGAAGCCTTGGCAGAAAACCATCGCCGCACCGCTATGCAGGCCATGCAGCGCGCCGGGCAGGCCAACAACGAGAGCACGCAGGCAGAAGCCGCTCTCGCCGGCCTCGACCGCGAGAACGAACGCCTCGTCGCCGAATCACAGACCGCGCGCGGCGAACTCGAACTGCTCGGCCAGCAGCGCGGCCAGCTCCAGATCTCCTTTGAAGACGTCACTGCGCGCCTCAAGCGGCTCGAAACTGAGATCAGCGAGCTTCGCCAGACCCTCGACAGCAAGCGCATCGCGGAGACGCAGTCGCGCCGTCGCGGCGACGAGTTGCGTACACAGCAGGCTTCCCTGGCAGGCCGTAGAAATTCGATTGAGGCACTTATCCGCGAGCATAGCTATTCGCCTGACACGGTGAAGAACCTTCTCAAGAAGCTGCAAAACGGCCACGCTCCTCTCGGCACGCTGGCTGATTTTCTCGAAGTGGACGAGAAGTACGGCGCTCTCATGGACGAGTACCTGCGCGAAGAGCTGAACTACGTCGTCGTGCAGAGCTGGGATGCAGCCGACGAAGGCGTGCTGAAGCTTCAAAAAGATGTGGCCGGACGAGCGACATTCCTTGTTCATCCCGATGGCGCTCCAGTGCAGATGCCGGAGGCGAGCGCGGCGATCCAACCGGCAGGCGTGATTGCCCTGCGTGACTGCGTGCGCGCAAATAGGGGCTTTGGCCGCTCGCTCGAAACCCTTCTGCCTAAGCTCCGCGATGGTTTCATCGCGCCAGATGCAGCGACCGCCCGTAAACTGGCAGCAGAGTACCCACAAGGCTTCTTTCTGGCTCCAAGCGGTGAGACGTTCCAGCATCTGACCGTTACTGGCGGCAAGACAGCAGGTGGGCAAGGCCCGATGGCACTGAACCACGAGCTCGGCGAGTTGCAGACAAAGCTTCAGAGCGTCGAAACCGAACTTGCGCAGACGGAGCAGACCACAGCCACGCTCGCCCGCGAGATCGCCGAGCACAACCAAACCGTCGAGTCCAAGAACCACGAGCGCCGCGATGCGGAACGCGAGAGCGCCAACTCCGGTGCTGCCCTGCGCCAGATGGAGCAGGAGGTCACCCGCATCGAGAGCCGCCTGCAGCAGTGGCAGATCGCGCAGAACCGCAACAACGACCAGCGCCAACAGCGTCTCGACCTCATCGCCCGCAAGCGCGAGGACGCCGCGAAGTTCGAAGCCGAACGCGCCGCCATCGAGCAGCAGGTCTCGGACCTCACCGAAAAAATCGTCTCGCTGCGCCTTACTCGCGAGGAGCTGCAGACCGCAGCCAGCGCCGCCGCCGCTGCGCTTGCAGGCCTTGAAGAACGCCGCCGCAACGCCAACGCCAACTTCGAACAGACCAACCGCCTCTTCGAGAGCCAGTCGCAGCGCATCACGCAGCTCGAATCGCAACTCACCTCCGCCGCCTCGGAAAAGCAGCGCCGCGAAGAGGAGACCTCCGAGCTCGCGCTGAAGCACAACGAGCTGACCGAGATGCGCGCCCAGGCCATCGCCGAAGGCGAAACGCTCTCCACCGAGGCCAGCACCCTGCGCGCCGCCATGGCCGAGCTCGATACAAAGCTCCGCACCCTGCGCCACGAGACGGAGGCCCTCCGCGAGCAGCGCGCGGCGCTCACAGCCCGCGCCGCCAAGCTCACCTCCGACCTCGAACACCTTGAGGCCACCTGCGTCAATGACCTCTCCGTCGAACCCGTCGTCCTCCGCGAAGACGCCGGCATCGCACGCATTGAAGGCGAAGCCCTCGTCGCTGAAGAAGAGGCCTCGCGCGCCCTCAAGCAGCGCCTCGAAGCCATGGGTCCCGTCAACATGATGGCCCTCGAGGAGTACACCGAGACCGCCGAGCGTCATACCTTCCTCGAAGCCCAGCGCAAGGATCTCCTCGAATCCATCGAGAACACCCAGCAGTCCATCAAGGAGATCGACGACGTCTCCCGCGTCAAGTTCGACGAGGCCTACAAGGTCATCAACGAGAACTTCTCCAACACCTTCACCAAGCTCTTCGGCGGCGGCCAGGCCTTCATGCGGCTCACCGACGTCGACGAGGTCACCGGCAAGAGCTCCGACATGAGCGGCATCGACATCATCGCCTCGCCGCCGGGCAAGAAGCTCCAGAACGTGCTCCTGCTCTCCGGTGGTGAGAAGGCCCTGACCGCCCTCTCGCTGCTCGTCGGCATCTTCCAGTTCCAGCCTGCGCCCTTCTGCGTGCTCGACGAAGTCGATGCACCGCTCGACGAGACCAACGTCGGCCGCTTCGCACGCCTCATCGCGGAGATGTCGCAGGACACGCAGTTTGTCGTCATCACCCACTCCAAGCGCACTATGGAGCAGGCCGATGTGATGTACGGCGTCACCATGCAGGAGCCCGGCGTCTCCAAGATCGTCAGCGTCTCACTCGGCGGCCGCGACCGTGGCCGCAATGCGGGCCGCGACAACCGCAGCGCAGCGTAG
- a CDS encoding helix-turn-helix domain-containing protein: MKRDLDNLVLQMYSQGVSYADAVREFKKRYILEVLSRHRGNQCKAAEELNMHRNTLSRTLAELGLDSVQIRQGMRRPVRSVRPDRPGLQIVSSGR; the protein is encoded by the coding sequence TTGAAACGCGATCTCGACAATCTCGTCCTCCAGATGTACTCCCAAGGCGTCTCCTACGCGGATGCAGTCCGCGAGTTTAAGAAGCGCTATATCCTTGAAGTCCTCTCACGCCATCGCGGCAACCAGTGCAAAGCAGCCGAAGAGTTGAACATGCACCGCAACACGCTCAGTCGTACGCTCGCCGAGCTTGGACTTGACTCCGTGCAGATCCGCCAGGGCATGCGTCGTCCGGTCCGCTCCGTGCGTCCCGACCGGCCCGGTCTGCAGATCGTCTCCAGCGGCCGCTGA
- a CDS encoding thioredoxin domain-containing protein: protein MTITMKQWLPAAALTMMIAGATAVLAQAPASEPQAPKPQGPVVATNEFPPVNPKNFTAASPTAAEVNSFLKSIWGYDGNRAWEVAAILKTQAPGVSKVVVFVSEAGQAGGPKTTVFFTTPDGKHAIADQVIDFGAKPFEANRETLVTRANGAAKGATSKDLELVEFADLECPHCKEAQGTMAQLAKDFPEARIVFENYPIAEIHPFAYRAAAEGVCVRKAKGDAAFFTYASTVYDKQAGLTKESVDATLAAAVTAAGADPNAVAACANDAATKQDVDASIQLGKDVGVDQTPLLFVNGHALPITALPYETLKKIVIFQAGQDGISVHPPPTLTSLQ from the coding sequence ATGACGATAACGATGAAGCAGTGGCTGCCGGCAGCGGCGTTGACCATGATGATCGCCGGTGCGACGGCCGTGTTGGCGCAGGCCCCGGCGAGTGAACCGCAGGCGCCGAAGCCGCAAGGGCCGGTTGTGGCTACGAACGAGTTTCCGCCCGTGAACCCAAAGAACTTTACGGCGGCTTCGCCCACGGCCGCTGAGGTGAACTCGTTCCTGAAATCGATCTGGGGTTATGACGGGAACCGTGCTTGGGAGGTGGCGGCGATTTTGAAGACGCAGGCGCCGGGGGTGTCGAAGGTGGTAGTGTTCGTGAGTGAGGCTGGGCAGGCCGGCGGGCCGAAGACGACGGTGTTCTTCACCACGCCGGACGGCAAGCATGCGATCGCTGACCAGGTGATCGACTTCGGCGCGAAGCCGTTCGAGGCGAACCGCGAAACACTGGTAACTCGTGCGAACGGCGCGGCAAAGGGCGCAACCAGCAAGGACCTGGAGCTCGTGGAGTTCGCCGACCTGGAGTGCCCGCACTGCAAGGAGGCGCAGGGCACGATGGCGCAGCTGGCGAAGGACTTTCCTGAGGCCCGGATCGTGTTTGAGAACTATCCGATTGCGGAGATCCATCCGTTTGCGTATCGTGCAGCGGCGGAGGGCGTTTGCGTGCGCAAGGCCAAGGGTGATGCAGCGTTCTTCACGTATGCGTCGACCGTGTATGACAAGCAGGCCGGGCTGACGAAGGAGTCTGTGGATGCGACGCTGGCGGCTGCGGTGACGGCTGCGGGCGCCGACCCGAATGCTGTAGCAGCGTGTGCGAACGATGCTGCGACCAAGCAGGACGTGGATGCGTCGATCCAGCTGGGCAAGGACGTTGGAGTGGACCAGACGCCGCTGCTGTTCGTGAACGGCCATGCTCTGCCGATCACGGCGCTGCCTTACGAGACGCTGAAGAAGATCGTCATCTTCCAGGCTGGGCAGGACGGCATCTCGGTGCATCCGCCGCCGACGCTGACCTCGTTGCAGTAG
- a CDS encoding CvpA family protein encodes MPSLLSTMNPLDWLLAAVLVWSVLRAFMRGFVREAFALAGLITGFLIACWNYRALAWHFRTFAANPALRGLIAFLLILFAVVILAALLGKLLSRTASAVGLGFFDRLGGALFGLLRGALFAVVLLLAVTAFVPSATWVKTSTLAPYFFQADHAVSFVMPSDLRSRLANGLDRIHRPQVF; translated from the coding sequence ATGCCATCGCTTCTCTCCACCATGAACCCGCTCGACTGGCTCCTTGCCGCGGTCCTCGTCTGGTCCGTACTGCGGGCTTTCATGCGCGGCTTCGTGCGCGAAGCCTTCGCCCTCGCCGGCCTCATCACCGGTTTTCTGATCGCCTGCTGGAACTACCGCGCCCTTGCCTGGCACTTCCGCACCTTCGCCGCAAACCCGGCGCTCCGCGGCCTCATCGCCTTCCTGCTTATCCTCTTCGCTGTCGTCATTCTCGCCGCGTTGCTCGGTAAGTTGTTGAGCCGCACAGCCTCCGCCGTCGGCCTCGGCTTTTTTGACCGCCTCGGCGGCGCACTCTTCGGCCTGCTCCGCGGCGCGCTCTTCGCGGTCGTGTTACTTTTGGCCGTTACCGCATTTGTTCCATCCGCGACATGGGTTAAAACTTCTACCCTCGCTCCGTATTTTTTTCAGGCCGATCATGCTGTATCCTTCGTCATGCCCTCTGACCTGCGGTCACGTCTAGCAAACGGACTCGACCGCATACATAGGCCTCAAGTCTTCTGA
- a CDS encoding type II secretory protein PulD, whose product MMLCIPQPRWPRSPGKLRALVFGLACALTAACLPARAQTTPADSPTSVPAGALPPTPLATPAAPTDSPAYPQITPKQASDANDAYLEGLKQVQHKDLSAAVDHFALAARLNPGNRDYVLALLVAKGGRATQLVREAAAAEQAGDTAKSEALLTEARKFDPDNPIVAQHFGSAAKPVHPTGPVPADELASMLGGPIKLDAARGTKNFHLQAATRSILTRVYQDFGIRTTFDPSVQGSSATLDLDNVTFDDATRIALQMTHTFAVPVQPNLVLIVKDSPDNRQEFQPQIEETVYLPGYSQDQMTELANLARNVFDLKQVTASSTDGFMLLRGDEPSLRLVNATFADMLDGGNDVLFDVNLYEVSTSKTNNIGAVLPSSVGAFSVISEADSLLSSNASLLSQAISSGLLVLNGNPLQNIITEIEFLVASGAVSTTQFTNFVGTFGGGLTYAGLYLGSNSSFQFALNATDSRLLDAVQLRGSSGQEATFRAGSRYPVITGTYSSGVSSALSGLNVNGTSVASLLSQYLGGATASTPEFQFEDLGLTLKMTPTVQHGGDVTVKFDLKLEALGGTSLDNIPILDNRAMTSTVTIPPGKTVMLASLVSKSEIRSIDGVPGLSELPGFQGTDKDKEVDTDELLITITPHVVRTGRLHIESKALAAVHTISAQ is encoded by the coding sequence ATGATGCTCTGCATCCCTCAGCCACGCTGGCCCCGGTCGCCTGGGAAGCTCCGCGCGCTCGTCTTCGGACTAGCATGCGCGCTCACCGCCGCGTGCCTGCCAGCGCGTGCCCAGACCACCCCGGCCGACTCCCCCACCAGCGTCCCAGCAGGTGCTCTCCCTCCGACGCCGCTCGCCACGCCTGCTGCGCCTACCGATTCGCCCGCCTATCCGCAGATCACGCCCAAGCAGGCCAGCGACGCCAACGATGCCTATCTCGAAGGCCTCAAGCAGGTCCAGCACAAGGACCTCTCCGCCGCCGTCGACCATTTTGCCCTCGCCGCCAGGCTCAACCCCGGCAATCGCGACTACGTCCTCGCGCTACTCGTCGCCAAAGGCGGCCGCGCCACCCAGCTCGTTCGCGAGGCCGCCGCAGCCGAGCAGGCTGGCGACACCGCCAAGTCCGAGGCCCTCCTCACCGAAGCCCGCAAGTTCGACCCCGACAACCCCATCGTCGCGCAGCACTTCGGCAGTGCCGCAAAACCCGTTCATCCTACCGGCCCTGTGCCCGCCGACGAACTCGCTTCCATGCTCGGCGGCCCCATCAAGCTCGATGCCGCCCGTGGCACCAAAAACTTCCATCTCCAAGCCGCCACTCGTAGCATCCTCACCCGCGTTTATCAGGACTTCGGCATCCGCACCACCTTCGACCCTTCGGTCCAAGGCAGCTCCGCCACGCTCGATCTCGACAACGTCACCTTCGACGACGCGACACGTATCGCGCTCCAGATGACACACACCTTCGCCGTCCCTGTGCAGCCGAACCTCGTCCTCATCGTCAAGGACAGCCCCGACAACCGCCAGGAGTTCCAGCCCCAGATCGAAGAGACCGTCTACCTGCCCGGCTACTCGCAGGACCAGATGACCGAGCTCGCTAATCTCGCCCGTAATGTCTTCGACCTCAAGCAGGTCACTGCCAGCTCCACCGACGGCTTCATGCTCCTGCGCGGCGACGAGCCCTCTCTCCGCCTCGTCAACGCCACCTTTGCGGACATGCTTGACGGCGGCAACGATGTCCTCTTCGACGTCAATCTCTACGAGGTCAGCACCTCCAAAACCAACAATATCGGTGCCGTTCTTCCCAGCTCTGTCGGTGCCTTCAGCGTCATCAGCGAGGCCGACTCCCTTCTCAGCTCCAACGCCAGCCTGCTCTCCCAGGCTATCTCCTCCGGCCTGCTTGTGCTCAACGGCAACCCACTGCAAAACATCATCACGGAGATCGAATTCCTCGTCGCCTCAGGCGCCGTCAGCACCACGCAGTTTACAAACTTCGTCGGCACCTTCGGTGGTGGCCTCACCTACGCGGGTCTCTACCTCGGCTCCAACAGCAGCTTCCAGTTCGCCCTCAACGCCACCGACTCCCGCCTGCTCGACGCCGTGCAACTGCGCGGTAGCAGCGGCCAGGAGGCCACCTTCCGCGCCGGCTCGCGCTACCCCGTCATTACCGGCACCTACAGCTCCGGCGTCAGCAGTGCGCTCTCTGGGCTTAACGTCAACGGCACCAGCGTGGCCAGCCTTCTCTCGCAGTACCTCGGCGGCGCCACCGCCTCCACGCCGGAGTTCCAGTTTGAAGACCTCGGCCTGACCCTCAAGATGACGCCCACCGTACAGCACGGCGGCGACGTCACCGTGAAGTTCGACCTCAAGTTGGAAGCCCTCGGCGGCACATCGCTCGATAACATCCCCATCCTCGACAACCGCGCCATGACCTCCACGGTCACTATCCCCCCCGGCAAAACCGTCATGCTCGCCTCCCTCGTCTCCAAAAGCGAGATCCGCTCCATCGACGGCGTCCCCGGCCTCAGCGAACTCCCCGGCTTCCAGGGCACCGACAAGGACAAGGAGGTCGACACCGACGAACTTCTCATCACCATCACCCCGCACGTCGTCCGCACCGGCCGCCTGCACATCGAAAGCAAAGCCCTCGCCGCCGTCCACACCATCTCCGCTCAGTAA